A window from Coraliomargarita sinensis encodes these proteins:
- the plsX gene encoding phosphate acyltransferase PlsX, with protein MGARAGRCTIAVDTMGGDLGPTEFIRGLLYATEELKLDCNFTLVGKGRLLERLLKVRKLHVDPSTIQIHHAAEVIGMHEKPVQALKKKKDSSMLQAIGLVKDGKADAMVSCGNTGALMAGGTLRLRPLEGVDRPALGIIIPSRKKPCVLIDVGANPESDATNLLHNAVLGSNYAKAALGIEKPRVALLTIGTEEGKGNSLINKTHTMMQKLDDIIDYAGPIEGFQIFDGNVDVIVCDGFVGNVVLKSSEALFGFVGSTIKEELVRNPKRMIGAALSKSAFRDMKIRLSPDQHAGAPLLGIKGNILKTHGSSNYIAIANALRIASQVVKHDMIDTIHAEINQANRLVQTPKTEEASTQESN; from the coding sequence ATGGGCGCACGCGCGGGCAGATGCACCATCGCGGTCGATACCATGGGAGGCGACCTCGGGCCCACGGAATTTATTCGTGGGCTTTTGTATGCCACGGAAGAACTTAAGCTCGACTGTAATTTCACACTGGTCGGCAAAGGCCGGCTTTTGGAGCGCCTGCTGAAGGTCCGCAAGCTCCACGTCGATCCTTCGACCATTCAAATCCATCATGCCGCCGAGGTGATTGGTATGCATGAGAAGCCGGTCCAGGCGCTGAAGAAGAAAAAAGACTCTTCCATGCTTCAGGCCATCGGGCTGGTTAAAGACGGCAAGGCCGACGCCATGGTCAGCTGCGGCAACACCGGCGCACTGATGGCTGGGGGCACCCTCCGCCTCAGACCGCTGGAAGGGGTGGACCGGCCGGCTTTAGGCATCATCATTCCGAGCCGTAAGAAACCGTGCGTACTGATTGATGTCGGCGCCAACCCCGAGTCCGACGCCACCAACCTCCTGCATAATGCAGTGCTGGGGTCCAACTACGCGAAAGCCGCACTGGGCATCGAAAAACCTAGAGTGGCTCTGCTCACGATCGGCACAGAAGAGGGCAAAGGGAACAGCCTGATCAACAAAACCCACACAATGATGCAAAAACTGGACGACATCATCGACTACGCCGGACCGATTGAAGGATTTCAGATCTTTGACGGGAATGTCGACGTGATCGTTTGCGACGGTTTTGTTGGCAACGTAGTCCTGAAGTCCAGTGAAGCGCTCTTTGGCTTTGTCGGCAGCACGATCAAAGAAGAACTGGTGCGCAACCCAAAGCGCATGATCGGGGCCGCCCTTTCCAAGTCAGCCTTTCGCGACATGAAAATCCGCCTGAGCCCGGATCAACACGCCGGCGCTCCCCTGCTCGGGATCAAGGGGAACATTTTAAAGACTCACGGTTCCTCCAACTATATTGCCATTGCCAATGCGCTGCGAATCGCCAGTCAGGTGGTGAAGCACGATATGATCGACACAATCCACGCAGAGATCAATCAAGCGAACAGATTGGTCCAGACTCCCAAGACTGAAGAAGCTTCTACCCAGGAATCCAACTAA
- the rpmF gene encoding 50S ribosomal protein L32, whose protein sequence is MAQPKRKQSKQRSRKRRGAVQFQLPQLAKDSQDGTLFRPHRVNPANGMYRGRQVMDVEL, encoded by the coding sequence ATGGCACAGCCAAAACGCAAACAATCCAAGCAACGCAGCCGCAAACGCCGCGGTGCCGTGCAATTTCAACTGCCGCAACTGGCTAAGGACTCACAGGACGGCACGCTCTTCCGCCCGCACCGCGTGAACCCCGCCAACGGCATGTATCGTGGCCGCCAGGTCATGGACGTCGAACTGTAG
- the elbB gene encoding isoprenoid biosynthesis glyoxalase ElbB has protein sequence MKKVAVILSGCGAYDGAEIQEAVLTLLALDRAKAEVTCAAPEIAQKHVINHITGEEMVDEDRSVITEASRITRGNIQSLDTIQSGDFDAIIFVGGFGVAKNLSSYAFDGPDYDIDPEVLDLIHHAHAEGKALGFMCISPVLAARALGEKGVQLTIGNDRETAAALEAKGAKHVDCPVDEAVTDKENRVVTTPAYMLAQSITDAEAGINKLVASVLEMA, from the coding sequence ATGAAAAAAGTAGCTGTCATTCTTTCAGGTTGCGGCGCCTACGACGGCGCCGAAATTCAGGAGGCCGTCCTCACTCTGCTCGCACTGGACCGGGCGAAAGCCGAAGTCACCTGCGCCGCCCCGGAAATCGCCCAGAAACACGTGATCAACCACATCACTGGCGAGGAAATGGTCGATGAGGACCGCAGCGTCATCACCGAGGCTTCCCGCATCACACGGGGTAATATCCAGTCACTGGATACAATTCAGTCCGGCGACTTTGACGCGATTATCTTTGTCGGTGGCTTTGGGGTGGCTAAAAACCTGTCCAGCTATGCTTTCGACGGACCGGACTACGACATCGACCCGGAAGTTCTCGACCTCATCCATCATGCCCACGCGGAAGGCAAGGCACTCGGGTTCATGTGTATTTCACCGGTCCTGGCGGCCCGGGCCCTCGGGGAAAAAGGTGTGCAGCTTACCATTGGCAACGACCGCGAGACAGCGGCCGCCCTCGAAGCCAAGGGTGCCAAGCACGTCGACTGCCCGGTCGACGAAGCTGTCACTGACAAGGAGAACCGCGTCGTCACGACACCGGCCTACATGCTGGCCCAGTCGATCACCGATGCGGAAGCCGGGATCAATAAGCTGGTCGCTTCCGTACTCGAAATGGCCTAA
- a CDS encoding undecaprenyl-diphosphate phosphatase: MRPSIAILFALLLLSPFPVLAEASQERDSDPAELSHLDAVILGLVEGITEYLPISSTGHLILTNRLLGLDGDTPVYDASGTPIMVDDGASGELRPYTLGDAAYAYVIVIQAGAIAAVVILYWRTILNIALGCIGRSATGRRLAVNLITAFLPAAFIGLLLDDWIESYLGDNVYAVAGALFVGAFVMLGVERWRKHGRKAPVDPEDGPALHELSIKQSLMIGFIQCLAMWPGTSRSMATIVGGYLAGLSPKHAAEFSFLLGLITLTAASGYKFVSNGEQMLAALDIGPVLLGCIMAFVSAALAVKWLVGYLSKHGLALFAWYRIALAFAVFIFIGA, encoded by the coding sequence ATGCGCCCCTCAATAGCTATCCTTTTCGCTTTGCTTCTTCTATCGCCGTTTCCGGTGCTGGCCGAAGCAAGTCAGGAGCGTGATAGCGACCCCGCTGAACTGAGCCACCTCGATGCCGTCATTCTCGGGCTGGTCGAGGGGATCACCGAATATCTGCCCATCTCCTCCACCGGCCATCTAATCCTGACGAATCGATTACTGGGTCTGGACGGGGATACTCCGGTCTATGATGCTAGCGGGACGCCAATCATGGTGGATGATGGTGCTTCCGGAGAGTTGCGCCCCTACACACTGGGAGATGCGGCCTACGCCTACGTTATCGTGATTCAGGCGGGTGCGATCGCTGCAGTCGTGATTCTCTACTGGCGCACGATTCTGAATATCGCCTTGGGCTGCATTGGGCGAAGCGCGACCGGCAGACGACTGGCGGTGAATTTAATCACCGCATTTCTGCCGGCAGCTTTCATTGGCTTACTGCTCGACGATTGGATCGAATCCTATCTTGGCGACAACGTCTACGCGGTCGCAGGCGCTCTCTTTGTCGGCGCATTTGTCATGCTTGGCGTCGAGCGCTGGCGTAAGCACGGCCGGAAAGCTCCCGTGGACCCGGAGGATGGTCCGGCACTCCATGAACTCTCGATAAAACAATCCCTGATGATCGGCTTTATTCAATGCCTGGCGATGTGGCCGGGCACGAGCCGGTCCATGGCGACGATCGTGGGCGGCTACCTTGCAGGGCTCTCCCCAAAACATGCCGCCGAGTTTAGTTTTCTCTTGGGCCTCATTACATTGACCGCCGCTTCCGGATATAAATTCGTCAGCAACGGCGAACAGATGCTGGCCGCCCTCGACATCGGCCCTGTCCTGCTCGGCTGTATCATGGCTTTCGTCTCTGCGGCACTCGCGGTGAAATGGCTGGTCGGATACCTCAGCAAGCACGGCCTGGCACTTTTCGCGTGGTATCGTATTGCCCTTGCCTTCGCCGTGTTCATATTTATCGGGGCTTAA
- the trpD gene encoding anthranilate phosphoribosyltransferase, which yields MDPLERITSLVAAGQNLQPDQAAEAARLMADAEIAQAKKQAFLVAFAAKGETAEEVAAFAGAFRQMAIDPGVEAWADRAIDVCGTGGDGSSTFNISTAVSLIVAAAGVPVFKHGNRSITSKCGSADLLEGLGIRLDLSHEQLRQSLEELNFCFFFAPAFHPAFKEIMPVRKALAAEGQRSIFNLLGPLINPGRPAHQLLGVYAPEWVEPLAGALDALELSAGLVVHGQPEAGRALDELSCAGTNKIAGFGKLSQHSGALSASDAGLPECSFADLAGGEVDENLAILHSLLSGEGDPVPAGLRNSILFNAGAALWAAGEAPDLKAGAEAASTLLEEGRVARWLESAREFNAQFESTDG from the coding sequence ATGGATCCACTGGAAAGAATAACTTCACTGGTCGCCGCCGGCCAAAACCTGCAACCTGATCAAGCTGCGGAAGCAGCGCGGCTTATGGCCGATGCCGAGATCGCTCAAGCCAAGAAGCAGGCCTTTCTGGTTGCCTTCGCTGCCAAGGGGGAAACCGCCGAAGAAGTGGCGGCCTTTGCCGGCGCTTTCCGGCAGATGGCGATCGATCCCGGGGTCGAGGCATGGGCCGACCGTGCCATCGATGTCTGCGGCACGGGTGGGGACGGTTCCAGCACCTTTAATATTTCAACAGCAGTCTCGCTGATCGTGGCGGCTGCCGGTGTGCCGGTTTTCAAGCACGGCAATCGTTCCATCACCTCAAAATGCGGCAGCGCCGACTTGCTGGAAGGTTTGGGCATACGGCTTGATCTTTCTCACGAGCAGCTGCGCCAATCCCTGGAAGAGCTTAATTTCTGCTTCTTTTTTGCACCGGCCTTTCATCCCGCGTTCAAGGAAATCATGCCGGTGCGCAAAGCGCTGGCTGCCGAGGGACAACGCAGTATCTTTAATTTACTCGGGCCGCTGATCAATCCCGGTCGTCCTGCCCATCAGCTATTGGGGGTGTATGCCCCGGAATGGGTCGAGCCGCTTGCCGGAGCTTTGGACGCGCTTGAACTTTCAGCCGGTCTGGTGGTCCACGGTCAGCCTGAAGCGGGCCGCGCGCTGGACGAACTCAGTTGTGCCGGGACAAACAAGATTGCCGGATTCGGCAAATTGTCGCAGCATTCCGGTGCGCTCAGCGCCAGCGACGCCGGTCTGCCGGAGTGCAGCTTTGCCGATCTGGCCGGGGGCGAGGTGGACGAGAATCTGGCGATTCTTCACTCACTGCTTTCGGGCGAAGGTGACCCCGTGCCGGCAGGCCTTCGAAACTCGATTCTGTTCAATGCCGGTGCCGCTCTCTGGGCTGCCGGTGAAGCTCCTGATTTGAAGGCGGGTGCCGAAGCGGCCTCGACACTCCTGGAGGAAGGCCGTGTGGCGCGCTGGCTAGAGAGCGCCCGGGAATTCAACGCGCAATTCGAATCCACGGATGGTTAA
- a CDS encoding phosphoglucosamine mutase, whose amino-acid sequence MVKYFGTDGIRGTCGDALINPDFAYRLGSALGHYIARDKLDLPLNVVIGRDTRLSGPELCDALIQGLNKHGVYVHDAGIVPTPAVARAVLQKSADLGIAVTASHNPATDNGIKLFNAEGCKYDESSEQQIEALVDGEPSGPDERPRPEAYPMDAAAEYINYIRSLMNQNCLGGWKIVLDLANGSTCETTPAAFRRWGAELHLIGDNPDGENINDGVGSEHPEQLGAKVREVGANIGIAHDGDGDRLVVCDEKGERLPGEVLLALFGIYALGSGALDGKTLVTTVHSNLGLDHAVRDAGGSVERVAVGDRNVARRMREIGSNIGGESSGHIILSDFATTGDGLLAAVKLIDLICKTGKPLSELRKQVTLFPQKTLNLKVMEKLPLDQLRHLSDATAAAVKQFGDDGRVLVRYSGTEPKLRLLVEGADGQVIAQQIQALECAARRDLEIIDS is encoded by the coding sequence ATGGTTAAGTATTTCGGCACAGATGGCATCCGTGGTACCTGCGGTGACGCCCTGATTAACCCTGATTTTGCTTACCGCCTCGGTTCGGCGCTAGGGCATTATATTGCCCGGGATAAGCTGGACTTGCCGCTCAATGTGGTGATTGGCCGCGACACACGTTTGAGCGGCCCGGAGCTTTGCGATGCACTGATTCAGGGGCTGAATAAACACGGTGTTTATGTCCACGACGCGGGGATCGTTCCCACGCCTGCAGTGGCTCGTGCTGTTTTGCAGAAAAGCGCTGATCTGGGGATCGCCGTAACCGCCTCGCACAACCCGGCCACAGACAACGGCATCAAGCTCTTCAATGCCGAGGGCTGTAAATACGATGAAAGCTCCGAGCAGCAGATTGAAGCGCTGGTCGACGGCGAGCCTTCCGGTCCCGATGAACGGCCCCGTCCCGAAGCATACCCTATGGATGCGGCTGCGGAATATATTAACTACATTCGCTCCCTGATGAACCAGAATTGCCTTGGCGGTTGGAAAATCGTTCTTGATCTGGCGAACGGTTCGACCTGCGAGACCACGCCCGCCGCATTTCGTCGCTGGGGGGCCGAGCTCCACCTGATCGGGGACAATCCCGACGGTGAGAATATCAATGACGGCGTGGGTAGCGAGCACCCGGAACAGTTGGGCGCAAAGGTTCGCGAGGTCGGCGCCAACATCGGGATCGCTCATGATGGTGACGGGGACCGTCTCGTCGTTTGTGATGAAAAGGGTGAGCGACTTCCAGGCGAAGTGCTGCTGGCGCTTTTTGGAATTTATGCTCTGGGAAGCGGGGCTCTGGATGGTAAGACGCTAGTGACGACCGTGCACAGTAACCTTGGTCTCGATCATGCGGTACGCGATGCCGGCGGATCCGTCGAGCGCGTCGCTGTGGGGGACCGCAACGTGGCCCGCCGCATGCGGGAAATCGGTTCGAATATTGGTGGCGAATCCTCGGGGCATATTATCCTCTCGGATTTTGCAACGACCGGGGATGGGCTGCTTGCCGCCGTCAAACTGATCGACCTGATTTGTAAAACGGGCAAGCCTCTTTCGGAGTTGCGCAAGCAGGTGACGCTCTTCCCTCAAAAAACGCTAAATCTCAAGGTGATGGAAAAGCTTCCGCTCGACCAGCTCCGGCACCTTTCCGACGCCACGGCCGCGGCGGTCAAGCAATTTGGCGATGATGGGAGAGTCCTTGTCCGCTATTCCGGGACCGAGCCCAAGCTCCGACTCCTTGTGGAAGGTGCGGACGGGCAAGTCATTGCCCAGCAGATTCAGGCCCTTGAGTGTGCGGCCCGCAGAGATCTTGAGATAATTGATAGTTGA
- a CDS encoding tetratricopeptide repeat protein, with product MEEVYLKDLDSRIQKQVENARKAIDKNPAYAVDILANIVSRHPGCLEARKFLRQAQQKAAGGKTKGLGKFIGKVTSLPFAMSGGSKLKKDPAAAMETAEQMLGANPANPAAHKMLGAAAEALDLEGTTAFAYEELYKLDQSNTESAKLLMSAYIQAGRSKEAIEVGDAAYRANPADDEVQALIKKASVQQTMEKGKWEEDKSFREKLKDEDEAQKLEQASRAKTGESGLRSLIEEAKKAVEAEPENMNNYRDIANSYRKLGEYDDALEWVGKARQLEAGRADANLERLVGTLKREKMQKAIETAEEALEANPEDASMKAELEKLREEERSFRRKQAEELVNRYPNEFSYRFELGELLFEDGDMNKAIENLQLALRSPKVRINALILLGKSYLSKGFHDMAAEQLQTAKSEIPGFNDQKKDVLYQLGTAYEQQGDMDKAMKEFKALYSADISYRDVAQKIDEFYSNK from the coding sequence ATGGAAGAAGTTTACTTAAAAGACCTTGATTCACGCATTCAAAAGCAGGTGGAGAACGCCCGCAAAGCGATCGATAAGAACCCAGCCTATGCTGTAGATATTCTGGCAAACATTGTCAGCCGTCACCCGGGCTGCCTTGAGGCGAGGAAATTCCTCCGGCAGGCCCAGCAAAAAGCGGCTGGTGGTAAGACAAAAGGTTTGGGCAAATTTATCGGGAAAGTGACGAGCCTGCCCTTTGCCATGTCCGGCGGCTCTAAGCTAAAAAAGGATCCGGCCGCCGCTATGGAAACTGCCGAGCAGATGCTCGGGGCGAATCCGGCCAATCCGGCGGCGCACAAGATGTTGGGTGCCGCTGCCGAAGCGCTTGATTTGGAGGGCACGACAGCTTTTGCCTACGAGGAGCTTTACAAACTGGACCAAAGCAACACCGAGAGTGCCAAGCTTCTCATGTCCGCCTACATTCAGGCCGGCCGGTCGAAGGAGGCTATCGAAGTTGGCGATGCCGCTTACCGGGCCAATCCCGCTGACGATGAGGTGCAGGCCCTGATCAAGAAAGCCTCCGTGCAGCAAACCATGGAGAAGGGCAAGTGGGAAGAGGACAAGAGCTTCCGCGAAAAACTGAAGGACGAAGACGAGGCCCAGAAACTCGAACAAGCCTCCCGCGCCAAGACCGGCGAGTCAGGTCTCCGCTCGCTGATCGAAGAGGCCAAGAAAGCCGTCGAAGCTGAGCCCGAGAACATGAATAATTACCGCGATATCGCCAACAGCTATCGCAAGCTTGGTGAATACGACGATGCTCTGGAATGGGTCGGCAAAGCACGCCAGCTAGAAGCCGGCCGGGCGGATGCCAACCTGGAGCGACTCGTGGGTACACTGAAGCGCGAGAAGATGCAAAAGGCGATCGAAACCGCGGAGGAGGCCCTCGAAGCCAACCCCGAGGATGCCTCCATGAAGGCCGAACTGGAAAAACTTCGCGAAGAAGAACGCTCCTTCCGCCGCAAGCAGGCCGAAGAACTCGTCAATCGCTACCCCAACGAATTCAGCTACCGCTTCGAACTGGGCGAGCTGCTGTTTGAGGACGGTGATATGAACAAAGCCATCGAGAACCTGCAACTCGCTCTCCGTTCGCCTAAGGTGCGGATCAATGCGCTCATCCTGCTGGGTAAGTCTTACCTGAGCAAAGGCTTCCACGATATGGCGGCCGAGCAGCTGCAGACCGCTAAATCAGAGATTCCCGGCTTTAACGATCAGAAGAAGGATGTGCTCTACCAGTTGGGTACTGCTTACGAGCAACAAGGTGACATGGACAAAGCGATGAAAGAATTCAAAGCGCTTTACAGTGCCGATATCTCCTATCGCGACGTCGCCCAGAAGATCGACGAGTTCTACTCGAACAAGTAG
- a CDS encoding polysaccharide deacetylase family protein produces MKALVSIHDVMPHTMDRVERILDWLKAHGVPPVTLLVVPGRPWEPQQIDRLRQLAHQGYQLAAHGWHHETKPRHAYHRIHAALISRNVAEHLDLNSKGILQLMQRSRAWFGENTLPLPDIYVPPAWALGPISKDDLAQVPYRLIETTRGLIHLEGDAPSLPHSGEQSAIPKGHQAERKRTFQKLPLTGYEADTTFRQFFLRCWNANQARAAKWKGRALRISIHPDDLDLLVADQLASQIDSVERFEPYLFE; encoded by the coding sequence ATGAAAGCACTTGTCTCCATTCATGATGTCATGCCCCACACCATGGATCGGGTGGAGCGCATCCTCGATTGGTTGAAAGCGCATGGCGTACCACCGGTCACGCTACTGGTCGTGCCCGGACGCCCCTGGGAGCCACAACAGATCGATCGTCTCCGGCAACTGGCCCATCAAGGCTACCAACTCGCCGCCCACGGTTGGCACCATGAAACCAAACCCAGGCACGCCTACCACCGGATACATGCCGCCCTGATCTCGCGCAATGTGGCCGAGCACCTTGACCTCAATTCCAAGGGAATCCTTCAACTAATGCAGCGTTCCCGGGCCTGGTTTGGCGAAAACACCCTCCCCCTTCCGGACATTTACGTGCCCCCCGCCTGGGCTCTCGGTCCCATCTCGAAAGACGATCTCGCACAAGTACCCTACCGGCTGATCGAAACCACTAGGGGCCTGATCCATCTGGAGGGCGATGCGCCTTCGTTGCCGCACTCCGGAGAGCAATCAGCAATACCGAAAGGTCACCAAGCGGAAAGAAAACGGACTTTCCAAAAGCTTCCGCTCACCGGCTACGAGGCAGATACGACATTCCGCCAATTTTTCCTTCGCTGTTGGAATGCAAATCAAGCTCGTGCCGCCAAGTGGAAGGGGCGCGCGCTGCGCATTTCCATCCACCCGGATGATCTCGACCTCTTAGTGGCCGATCAACTGGCAAGCCAGATCGATTCGGTCGAACGCTTCGAACCCTACTTGTTCGAGTAG
- a CDS encoding glycosyltransferase — translation MSANATAPAPLRVAFFSDSLSERNGTGAYYHDLLAQLGPLVEAAEVFQPLDMKRPPLLSWPMPGDPSQRLVTPNLPRISRAYRKLQPNIVVSITPGPFGMLGLYHAKRNKAAFISAFHTDFEQLARIYWRPLSRWFVNGYLNNANRFLCKRSAAVLVNNSNLQDDVEALGAPAVEIMGTPIQPMFLEKAPSPYPETLKRICFAGRLAPEKNVDRIIDAAAQLPHIEFLIGGDGPLRKELESSAAKLNNVTFCGWMNREDLIGLIDQSSLLLLPSKIETFGSVALEAMARGRPALVSSNAGIHDWPQLKDGLFAYDQERPLIDAIRDILALPESQLKEKADAARAAAEGLNHQTIRQWVDVLGKYAKD, via the coding sequence TTGTCCGCAAACGCCACAGCTCCCGCCCCACTCCGTGTCGCCTTTTTCTCGGACTCACTCTCCGAGCGCAATGGCACCGGTGCCTACTACCACGACCTCCTCGCTCAACTCGGCCCGCTTGTGGAAGCGGCAGAGGTCTTTCAGCCGCTCGACATGAAGCGCCCGCCGCTGCTTTCCTGGCCCATGCCCGGGGACCCCAGCCAGCGCCTGGTGACACCGAATCTCCCGCGCATCAGCCGGGCCTATCGGAAGCTTCAACCCAACATCGTGGTCAGCATTACCCCCGGCCCCTTCGGTATGCTGGGGCTCTACCATGCCAAGCGAAATAAGGCGGCTTTTATCTCCGCCTTCCACACCGACTTTGAGCAACTGGCCCGCATCTATTGGCGGCCGCTCTCAAGGTGGTTCGTCAATGGCTACCTCAACAACGCCAACCGCTTTCTCTGTAAACGCAGCGCCGCCGTGCTGGTGAACAATTCAAATCTGCAGGATGATGTCGAAGCCCTGGGCGCCCCGGCGGTGGAAATTATGGGCACTCCGATCCAACCCATGTTCCTGGAGAAAGCGCCCTCTCCCTACCCGGAGACATTAAAACGCATTTGCTTTGCCGGCAGACTTGCCCCGGAAAAGAACGTCGACCGCATCATTGATGCTGCGGCCCAGCTTCCCCACATTGAGTTTCTCATCGGTGGCGACGGCCCCCTGCGCAAAGAATTGGAAAGCTCGGCAGCAAAGCTGAATAATGTCACCTTCTGCGGTTGGATGAACCGTGAGGATCTCATTGGCCTCATCGACCAATCCAGCCTCCTGCTGCTTCCCTCCAAGATCGAGACCTTTGGCTCGGTCGCCCTTGAAGCCATGGCACGCGGTCGGCCCGCCCTCGTCTCCTCCAACGCCGGCATCCACGACTGGCCTCAACTTAAGGATGGCCTCTTCGCCTATGACCAGGAGCGACCGCTGATCGATGCCATTCGTGATATTCTGGCTCTCCCTGAAAGTCAGTTGAAAGAAAAAGCCGATGCCGCCCGCGCCGCCGCCGAGGGACTCAACCATCAAACTATCCGGCAATGGGTCGATGTGCTCGGGAAATACGCGAAGGATTAA
- a CDS encoding sulfotransferase, whose translation MHLFFQSLIRYLSWWIASIWPGRHDGAPLHARRLLFLLLFYPAFLFLQLMHWFGFLCDELCFPGYRKVAVKDPVFVLGIPRSGTTFLHRSLAKDPQFTSFSTWEAILAPSVTERKIVGLLKAVDRTLGAPLNKLIQKILRSASGDFNDIHEVGLSVPEEDYLSLLPAGGCFILFLAFPFSSCLRDLSRLDEVPEKERQRLLDVYKRALQRHLYCHPGKRLLSKNAAFATWASALQAIFPGAGFLICVREPCSALSSQLSSLAPARRFFGTDPDGTHTTRSFLNIYTHSYRQLARFVEASEPSQVALIEQSDMKAAPAEIIRAAVTQLDLRASPPLERGKSATRSTHRHAPKDFALDTTEIEGCMNSPYETMLRSPNRTTYSCG comes from the coding sequence ATGCACCTCTTTTTCCAGAGCCTGATCCGGTACCTCAGTTGGTGGATCGCCTCAATTTGGCCGGGGCGCCACGATGGCGCACCTTTGCACGCGCGGCGCCTGCTCTTTCTGCTCCTCTTCTACCCTGCCTTCCTTTTCCTTCAGCTTATGCACTGGTTCGGCTTTCTTTGCGATGAGCTATGCTTTCCCGGTTACCGCAAAGTGGCGGTCAAAGATCCGGTTTTTGTGCTGGGTATCCCACGTAGCGGCACAACCTTCCTGCACCGCAGCTTGGCAAAAGACCCACAATTCACCTCTTTCAGCACATGGGAGGCAATCCTGGCGCCATCCGTCACCGAGCGAAAGATCGTCGGCCTACTCAAAGCTGTCGACCGGACCCTTGGTGCCCCTCTCAATAAGTTGATCCAAAAAATCCTCCGGTCGGCCTCCGGCGATTTTAACGATATTCATGAAGTGGGCCTCAGCGTTCCGGAGGAAGATTATCTCAGTCTCCTGCCGGCTGGCGGTTGCTTCATCCTCTTCCTCGCTTTTCCGTTTTCGTCCTGCCTGCGAGACCTGAGCCGCCTTGACGAAGTGCCTGAAAAAGAGCGCCAACGCCTACTCGATGTCTACAAACGCGCACTGCAGCGGCATCTCTACTGCCACCCCGGAAAGCGGCTACTCTCGAAGAACGCCGCCTTTGCCACCTGGGCCAGCGCTTTGCAGGCGATATTCCCCGGAGCCGGGTTTCTCATCTGTGTCCGTGAACCCTGCTCGGCACTCAGCTCGCAACTCAGCTCCCTGGCACCCGCTCGTCGCTTTTTCGGCACCGATCCCGACGGCACCCATACCACGCGTAGCTTCCTCAACATTTACACCCACAGCTACCGGCAACTCGCCCGGTTCGTTGAAGCCAGCGAGCCATCGCAGGTCGCACTCATCGAACAATCCGATATGAAGGCCGCACCCGCGGAAATCATACGAGCCGCTGTGACACAGCTCGACCTCAGGGCCTCTCCGCCACTAGAGAGGGGAAAGTCTGCAACACGCAGTACCCACCGGCATGCCCCAAAGGACTTTGCCCTCGATACCACAGAAATCGAAGGTTGCATGAACTCACCCTACGAAACGATGCTCCGTAGTCCGAATCGAACCACTTACAGCTGCGGCTAA
- a CDS encoding GtrA family protein yields the protein MRKLLGRIHRSESNRGMFIRFAGVGVTISLVDIGLLYLLNTLGLNIYLARIPSFFASMTVGYILNRYFTFHHLETGRALWHSLVRHYSVHAVGGAINYGVFTLTLIIGQKLGGQASASGTLPFVAVWIGGMFGMCFNFFFSKKMVFDN from the coding sequence ATGCGTAAACTCCTCGGCAGAATTCACCGCTCCGAAAGCAACCGCGGGATGTTTATCCGCTTTGCCGGAGTCGGTGTCACCATTTCGCTGGTGGACATCGGGCTGCTCTACCTGCTCAACACTTTGGGGCTGAATATCTATCTCGCACGCATCCCCTCCTTTTTCGCTTCGATGACGGTGGGCTACATTTTGAATCGCTATTTCACCTTCCACCACCTTGAGACCGGCCGCGCGCTCTGGCACTCACTGGTCCGGCACTACAGCGTGCACGCGGTGGGCGGCGCAATCAATTACGGGGTTTTTACCCTTACACTGATCATCGGTCAGAAACTCGGCGGCCAGGCCAGTGCCTCCGGCACGCTGCCCTTTGTCGCCGTCTGGATCGGCGGCATGTTTGGCATGTGCTTCAACTTCTTCTTTTCCAAGAAAATGGTCTTCGATAATTGA
- a CDS encoding DUF3817 domain-containing protein: MWLHFNNSLNRLRSVGSWEAVSYLLLLCVAMPLKYIWGWPEAVRAVGMAHGLLWMAYIGLAVLGQVDYKWHWKTTAWLFVASLLPFGPFVAEAKLLRKVQTEEL, translated from the coding sequence ATGTGGCTCCATTTTAACAACTCCCTGAACCGGCTCCGCTCCGTGGGCAGTTGGGAGGCGGTTTCCTACCTCCTCCTGCTTTGCGTCGCCATGCCGCTGAAGTATATCTGGGGCTGGCCGGAAGCCGTCCGTGCCGTCGGCATGGCCCACGGTCTGCTCTGGATGGCCTACATCGGACTCGCCGTGCTCGGCCAGGTTGACTACAAGTGGCACTGGAAGACCACGGCCTGGCTCTTTGTGGCCAGCCTGCTGCCCTTTGGCCCTTTCGTCGCCGAGGCCAAGCTGCTGCGCAAGGTTCAGACAGAAGAACTGTAA